CCACGCAGGTGATGTGGGTGGGGTCGGAGATGGCAATGGCGGGCAGGGCCTTGCGATTTTGGCGAAAACGGCCGGTGAATTCCTCGGCAAAGTGCATGGCGTCGCACATTGAGCCGCCATTTCCAAAGGCGATGGCTTTTTTGCCACTCTGGAAACACTGCGCCAACATTTGGTCAAAAGCTTCCAGCTTGTTCAGGTTTTCGGGTTCCGCCAAAAAGGTCTGCAGACCCTTAAGTGCTTCAGTAAGAGAAGCTTGGATGAGTTTTCGCGTCACGGTTTTACCTTCGATTTCAGCTCGTTTTGTTCAATTTCCTCCATCTCGCGCAGGGCGGTTTGGATGAGCTGAACCCGCTGTTTGTAGGGGAGGAAAGCGCTTTTGAAGCCGTTGAGTATCACGTTTTTGAGCGTGGGATAATCCAGTTTGAGCTCGTTCAGGGCGAGCATATATTCGTCTGTGACGGTGGTGTCGCTGATGGTGCGGTTGTCTGTATTGATGGTCACGCGCAATCCGTAATCGATATAAAAATCAATGGGATGGCTGCGGATATCGGTCACCGTTTTGGTGTGATAATTGCTCTTGATGCAGATTTCCAGCGGGATGCGGTGGTCGTTCACATAGTTCAGCAGGTCGCCATCTTCACGCAGTCTGGTTCCGTGCCCGATGCGGTGGGCTCCGCAGATGTGCAAAGCTTGATGGATGCTGTCCGGGCCGTCCGCTTCGCCGGCGTGGATGGTGAGGTTGAGGTTGTTTTTCAGCGCTAAAGCGAAGGCTTCCTTGTGGACTTGGGCGGGGTTATTGTATTCGCCTCCAGCCAGGTCAAAACCGACCACGCCCTTATTTTTGAAGGCGACAGCCAGTTCTGCCAGTTTGACGGAAGTGGCGGGGTCCATGTGGCGCATACCGCAGATTATCACCCCGGTTTTGATGCCAAAATCCCGTTCTCCATCCTGTAAACCGTCGATTACCGCCTGGGAAATCTCGGTCAGTTCGAGCCCTTTATCTGTATGCAGGATGGGGGAATAGCGCACTTCCATATAGCGCACATTTTCTTTGGCGGCGTCCTGGGCAAGCTCGTAGGCGGCACGGCGCAAGCCCTCTTTATTTTGCAAAACCAGGTTCACGATGCCGAAACCACGCAGATAATCTTCCAGGCTTTCGGTGTGGTCTCCGCAAACGATGAGGCTGCTCAATTCCTCCGCGTCCAGGGTGGGCAGCGTGATATTGAATTGGCGCGCCAGCTCGATGATGGTCGCAACGCGCACACTGCCGTCCAGATGGACGTGCAGGTCTGTTTTGGGGAGTTTTTGGATGAACTCCCTGGTGATATTTATCTTCATTTCATTTTCCTTTTATTACAGTGCGCCATTTTGAAATGCCGGCTTTGGCTGTCAACATAATTTCCTCCACTTGCCCAAGAAAACTCAATTTATACAGAATCATAAAGATGAACAGCAAATTGCAAATCACACAAAAACACGAAGCTCGTTTTTTGACCCGAAGTAGAAAATCCAAGATTCCTGCAATTTGTTGATATATTGCAACACAGCTTCAAGACACTCGGATGTCGCAAAGCATGATTATAGCAAAGAAATTCGGGCTTCTTACTCCTATTTTTTGATATAATATTTATTACCTCCAATCATCTGATTTTATGCGTTTATTTCTTGATATTAAAAAGCGATTCCTGAAATATGGTATCAGCTTTATAGAAGTGTAATATCATAAAGGAGTGGAACTCGTTGATGCACAGAGCAAAACAGGCTTGGTGCAAGGTATTATTGACGGGATTATAGATTTTCTCAGAGCAGTCGATATTTGGACTGCGGAGTTCGGATTGCATACAGCCGTATTTTTGCGATGCGTACGGTATTTTAATGCAAGAAATTTAGCTTGGCATCACACAACAACATCACAGAACCAAGGAGAAAAAAATGAAACGTATTGTTTTGTCACTAATTCTACTGATGTCGTTAGCCTTCGGGTTTGCGGATGTGCTGAATGAAAGTTTCGAAGGTTCAACTTTTCCGCCGTTCGGCTGGAGAACACAGCCCATTGAATGGAGTCTTACAAATTATGTTAGCTATGATGGTGACCTCTCGGTATATGCCGGGTACGAAGTTGGAACATGGTGGCTTATAACCCCAAAACTCAAACCGATTGATGGTGCAAACACACTGTCTTTCTATTATTGCGATTATTGGGACTATTGGGACGAAGATGGCGAATTTACCTATGTCCTTGTATCGACAAGCCTGGATTTTTCAAATGCCGAAACGGTATGGGCAGGAGATTCTGATGATTTCACCGAAGACTGGCAGCAAGCAGTGATCCCCCTGTCAGATTACAACGACATGGAAATTTACATCGCTTTCAAACATGTGTCCATCTTTGGAAATATCAGATACATTGATCTGGTTAGCGGTGTCAATATTGTCATCAATCCCGAACTGACCCTCAGCGATGCCAGTTGGAATTTTGGCGTGACCAAGGCAGGGGATTCCAACTGCAAGCCCCACGTCTTCAAAGCCATAAATACCGGCAATGTGCCCATTACGATTGCAGCGCCGCCCCAGATCTCGGATCCCGGAAATTTCCCGCTGATTGTCGACAATAACCAGTATCCGCTCTTGCTCGATATGGGCGATGAAGCTTCATGGACAGTGACATTTGATCCCACCGATCCCTGTGTAGAATTTACTGCCGAAATGAATTTCCAGGATGATGCGAAAACCCCGATCACCTTGCTTCACAAAACCAAGGACAGCTCGGAATCGCTTCAAAAATGTAACAATGGCGTTCCGGTTATCGGGTTGAATAAAGAGCAGGATTCGGAAAATCAGGCAAAAAAAGTCAATAGCATAGCTCTCCGCGGATTCAGCGCAGGAGAATCATACGAAGATTCCTTTGATACCTATGACGATTTCGTTTTGGATTTTCCGCCTTGGACCCAATATGACGGTGATGAATCTGAAACCTACGCAATAACAAACACTTATTTTCCAAATGAAGGCTATACCGGATCTTTCATCATATTCAATTCATCGCAAACAAGTCCTCCCATCACATTGGATGCTTGGAAAGCATATTCAGGTGAAAAAATGGCAGGATGTCTTGCTGCCGTTTACGGTCCAAATTACGACTGGTTGATCAGGGGATTCCAACATTGCGGATACGCCAGATTCAGCTTCTTTGCCAAGTCCATCACAGCTAATTATGGATTGGAAAGGATGAGGATACTTTATAGCTATCAAGGTGATGATCCTGAAGAAGACTATTGGGAATATCTCTTGGGAGACGAAATCCTTTGCGTAGAAGTTCCAGCAGATTGGACCATTTATGAATATGCCTTGGATACTGTTTTTCAGCCCACAACAGTATATATTGCGATCCAATGTCTTTCTGACAACGCCTTCATCTTGTTCGTCGATGACTTTGTGTTTGGCTATTGCGACGATGTTTGCCCTGTCACGCTCAGCAGCTTCAGTGCCACTGTCACCGCGCAAAACTATGTGCAGTTGAACTGGGTGAGCCAATCCGAAAGCCAGATGCTGGGCTACCGGGTCTATCGCAACACCAGCAACAATCAAGCCGGAGCCATTTTGACAGATAATCCCATGATTCCTGCCACAAACTCCAGCGAAGTTCATAGCTACAGCTTGGTTGATATGGATGTGACCATCGGCAGCACATATTACTACTGGTTGGAAGCCGTGGACTTCAACAGCAGCGAGTTCTACGGTCCTGTCGGCGTGACCTTGGACGGAACCGTGCCCCCTGTGCTTCCGGAAATCACAACCATGGGCAACGCCTATCCCAACCCCTTCAAATCGAACACAAACATCCAAATCGATGTGAAAGCCAACGAAACCGGAACGCTTTCAATCTACAACATCCAGGGACAGTTGGTGCGCAGCTACGAAGTGAGGGAAGGAGCCCACAACCTGATTTGGGACAGCCGCGACAATGCCGGAAACATCTGCAGCAGCGGCATCTACTTCTATCGTCTGTCCACACCTTCGTTCAAGCAAACCCGTAAGTTCATGAAAATCAAATAAGATACAACGGAGCACGGATTTCGTCTCTCCCGTGCCCAGCAACGAAAAATACCGGGCGGTCCCAAAAGGCCGCCCTTTTTCAGCCAAAGAAAAAAGCCCGGCAAGGGGCTTTCATAATTGTGAAGAAAAGCGGGTTGCTTCAGAAAAGCTTGATTAAAAGCGGCGTGGTGAAAAGCGCAATCAGGGTGGAAATGGAAACCATGGTGGCGGCAAAGCCGGAATCCAAGCCTTCGCGGTCTGCCAAAATGAGGGTGTTGAATCCCACGGGCAGAGCCGAACCGGTGATGACCACCACCCGCGCAATTCCATGCAGTCCAAAAAGATAGGACAGTCCCAAACCCACCGCGAAACCCAGTCCCATGCGGATGAACACGGCGACGGAAGCCTTGCCCAGATGCTGCATTTTGGGTGAAAAAGCCAAGCCCAGCGCCACCATCATCACCAGACCCACCGGTTGTCCCAAAACCTCCAAAAATTCAATCAGGGTATCGGGTATTGTCAGATTCAACCTCTTGATGCCAAAGGCGATAACAATCGCCCAGAGCGGCGGCAGGGACAAAAATTTCTTCCACTGGATGCCGCTGGCGGGATTGGCACCGAATTTGATGGCATTATAATAGCTGAAAGTGAAGATGAGTATGGAATTACCGATGTCAAAAAGCGAGGCGAGTGCCAGTTCATCGCTGCCGACAGCCTTGAAATAGGGCAACGCGAAAGCGGTGTTCATAATCATGGTGCAGATGAGGAAACTGCCAAAAGTGCCGCGTTCCATGTTCATTTTTCCGCCGACAAAACTGCTGATGAAATACAGAATCACCACCACCAGCATGGCGCTCAGGGGCACCAGAAGCATGTCCAAACTCAAGGTGGCACGGTAAATCGCCAAAATCATCACCGGCGGCAAACAAACGCTCAACACAAAACGTAAAAGCACCGGGGCATCATCTTTGGAAAGCAACTTCAGGCTTTTCAAGGCTATTCCCAGGGCAAAACTGAGGACGAGAATGAT
Above is a genomic segment from Candidatus Cloacimonadota bacterium containing:
- the add gene encoding adenosine deaminase; this encodes MKINITREFIQKLPKTDLHVHLDGSVRVATIIELARQFNITLPTLDAEELSSLIVCGDHTESLEDYLRGFGIVNLVLQNKEGLRRAAYELAQDAAKENVRYMEVRYSPILHTDKGLELTEISQAVIDGLQDGERDFGIKTGVIICGMRHMDPATSVKLAELAVAFKNKGVVGFDLAGGEYNNPAQVHKEAFALALKNNLNLTIHAGEADGPDSIHQALHICGAHRIGHGTRLREDGDLLNYVNDHRIPLEICIKSNYHTKTVTDIRSHPIDFYIDYGLRVTINTDNRTISDTTVTDEYMLALNELKLDYPTLKNVILNGFKSAFLPYKQRVQLIQTALREMEEIEQNELKSKVKP
- a CDS encoding T9SS type A sorting domain-containing protein codes for the protein MKRIVLSLILLMSLAFGFADVLNESFEGSTFPPFGWRTQPIEWSLTNYVSYDGDLSVYAGYEVGTWWLITPKLKPIDGANTLSFYYCDYWDYWDEDGEFTYVLVSTSLDFSNAETVWAGDSDDFTEDWQQAVIPLSDYNDMEIYIAFKHVSIFGNIRYIDLVSGVNIVINPELTLSDASWNFGVTKAGDSNCKPHVFKAINTGNVPITIAAPPQISDPGNFPLIVDNNQYPLLLDMGDEASWTVTFDPTDPCVEFTAEMNFQDDAKTPITLLHKTKDSSESLQKCNNGVPVIGLNKEQDSENQAKKVNSIALRGFSAGESYEDSFDTYDDFVLDFPPWTQYDGDESETYAITNTYFPNEGYTGSFIIFNSSQTSPPITLDAWKAYSGEKMAGCLAAVYGPNYDWLIRGFQHCGYARFSFFAKSITANYGLERMRILYSYQGDDPEEDYWEYLLGDEILCVEVPADWTIYEYALDTVFQPTTVYIAIQCLSDNAFILFVDDFVFGYCDDVCPVTLSSFSATVTAQNYVQLNWVSQSESQMLGYRVYRNTSNNQAGAILTDNPMIPATNSSEVHSYSLVDMDVTIGSTYYYWLEAVDFNSSEFYGPVGVTLDGTVPPVLPEITTMGNAYPNPFKSNTNIQIDVKANETGTLSIYNIQGQLVRSYEVREGAHNLIWDSRDNAGNICSSGIYFYRLSTPSFKQTRKFMKIK
- a CDS encoding AEC family transporter, with protein sequence MTTQNIILVLSFALGIALKSLKLLSKDDAPVLLRFVLSVCLPPVMILAIYRATLSLDMLLVPLSAMLVVVILYFISSFVGGKMNMERGTFGSFLICTMIMNTAFALPYFKAVGSDELALASLFDIGNSILIFTFSYYNAIKFGANPASGIQWKKFLSLPPLWAIVIAFGIKRLNLTIPDTLIEFLEVLGQPVGLVMMVALGLAFSPKMQHLGKASVAVFIRMGLGFAVGLGLSYLFGLHGIARVVVITGSALPVGFNTLILADREGLDSGFAATMVSISTLIALFTTPLLIKLF